One window of Chloroflexota bacterium genomic DNA carries:
- a CDS encoding sodium:calcium antiporter has translation MRRPFTWIALAVAIAVPGFVLRLTHFTHTPGFEAVLFGVAILGAAFLLGAAGELAELEISAGLALAAVALIAVLPEYAVDMVFAWKAADDPQYAHFAAANMTGANRLLIGIGWSAVILIFWFKRRHRPLVLATSHSVELAFLLAATAWAFTIFIRSLFRDGSLNIIDVIVFVSLFCGYLYFTSRSEKKEGHTISGPMAPLADLPKRKRRILILALFVIPAAAILAVAEPFAESLVETGEHLGIDEFILVQWLAPLASEAPEMGVALMFAFRGMGAMGLGVLVSSKVNQWTLLVGTLPIVYSINKGGVSELPLDNRQNFEFLLTSAQSLFAVLLLVSLRINWRGGLLLLFLFVSQIVTALVVEETVGDERLTTVLGIFAVVYIAAAILVLTSGGQRRALVGLFPRALRQLRQSVAATASSHG, from the coding sequence ATGCGGAGGCCCTTCACCTGGATCGCCCTGGCGGTGGCGATCGCCGTTCCCGGATTTGTCCTCCGGCTGACCCATTTCACCCACACGCCCGGCTTCGAGGCCGTTCTCTTCGGCGTCGCCATCCTGGGCGCCGCCTTCCTCCTGGGCGCGGCAGGCGAGCTGGCCGAGCTGGAGATCTCGGCGGGCCTGGCCCTCGCGGCGGTCGCCCTCATCGCTGTGCTCCCCGAATACGCCGTGGACATGGTCTTCGCCTGGAAGGCCGCCGACGATCCCCAGTACGCCCACTTCGCCGCGGCCAACATGACGGGCGCCAACCGGCTCCTCATCGGCATCGGCTGGTCCGCCGTCATCCTGATCTTCTGGTTCAAGCGCCGCCACCGGCCCCTGGTGCTGGCCACGAGCCACTCGGTGGAGCTCGCATTCCTCCTGGCGGCCACGGCTTGGGCCTTCACTATCTTCATCCGCAGCTTGTTCCGCGATGGCTCCCTCAATATCATTGACGTCATCGTCTTTGTCTCGCTCTTCTGCGGCTATCTCTACTTCACCTCCCGGAGCGAAAAGAAAGAGGGCCATACCATCAGCGGCCCCATGGCGCCCCTGGCCGATCTGCCGAAGCGGAAGCGGCGCATCTTGATCCTCGCCCTCTTCGTCATCCCGGCGGCGGCGATCTTGGCCGTGGCGGAGCCCTTCGCGGAGAGCCTGGTGGAGACGGGAGAGCACCTTGGGATAGACGAGTTCATCCTGGTCCAGTGGCTCGCCCCCCTGGCGTCAGAGGCGCCGGAGATGGGCGTGGCGCTGATGTTCGCCTTCCGAGGCATGGGCGCCATGGGCTTGGGCGTCCTGGTCTCCTCCAAGGTGAACCAGTGGACGCTCCTGGTGGGAACCCTGCCCATCGTCTATAGCATCAACAAGGGCGGCGTCTCTGAACTGCCCCTGGACAACCGGCAGAACTTCGAGTTCCTCTTGACCTCCGCCCAGTCCCTCTTCGCGGTGCTGCTGCTCGTCTCACTGCGCATCAACTGGCGCGGCGGTTTGCTGCTCCTCTTCCTCTTTGTCTCGCAGATAGTCACGGCGCTGGTTGTGGAAGAGACGGTGGGGGACGAGCGCTTGACCACCGTCCTCGGAATCTTCGCCGTTGTCTATATCGCGGCGGCGATTCTCGTGCTGACCAGCGGCGGCCAGCGGCGGGCCCTCGTGGGCCTCTTCCCCAGGGCGCTGCGGCAGCTGCGCCAGAGCGTCGCCGCCACGGCATCCAGCCACGGCTGA
- a CDS encoding class I SAM-dependent methyltransferase, whose translation MNDPLEPSPYDDFAWIYSKYWGPGAVALEMPALERLLLRDFPPGAKVLDVCCGSGQIAGRLIERGFSVTGVDSSQMMLMYAAENAPLGDFLLADARDFTLDHQCAAAISTFESLNHMPSLEDLRRLFACVHRALVPGGTFYFDLNTDEGLRARWNGEMTIHDEGRTWRIRLGYSPETWTGRMHITVSRGDAATPERAFDIFERHFPGDDVRRALAEAGFVEVRTFNSQRDLGLDAIGIDYYVCKKRA comes from the coding sequence GTGAACGACCCTCTGGAGCCATCGCCCTACGACGACTTCGCCTGGATCTACAGCAAGTATTGGGGGCCCGGCGCCGTCGCCCTGGAGATGCCGGCGCTGGAGCGCCTGCTGCTGCGTGATTTTCCCCCAGGCGCAAAGGTGCTGGACGTCTGCTGCGGCTCCGGGCAGATCGCCGGTCGGCTCATCGAGCGCGGCTTCAGCGTCACCGGCGTGGACAGCTCCCAGATGATGTTGATGTACGCCGCCGAAAACGCGCCCCTGGGCGATTTCCTCCTGGCGGACGCCCGCGATTTCACCCTTGACCACCAGTGCGCCGCCGCCATCTCCACCTTCGAGAGCCTGAACCACATGCCCTCCCTGGAGGACCTGCGGAGACTCTTCGCCTGCGTCCACAGGGCCCTCGTCCCCGGCGGGACGTTCTACTTCGACCTGAATACGGACGAGGGCCTTCGCGCCAGGTGGAACGGCGAGATGACGATCCACGATGAGGGGCGAACGTGGCGCATCCGCCTGGGCTATTCGCCCGAGACGTGGACGGGGCGCATGCACATCACCGTGAGCCGAGGCGATGCCGCGACGCCCGAGCGCGCCTTCGATATCTTCGAGCGGCATTTCCCCGGCGACGATGTGCGCCGTGCCCTGGCGGAGGCTGGCTTTGTTGAGGTGCGGACCTTCAACTCCCAGCGCGATCTTGGCCTGGACGCCATCGGCATTGACTATTACGTGTGCAAGAAGAGGGCGTAG